A region from the Manihot esculenta cultivar AM560-2 chromosome 13, M.esculenta_v8, whole genome shotgun sequence genome encodes:
- the LOC110629909 gene encoding galacturonosyltransferase 8, with amino-acid sequence MANHRSSRIGLIRSFSLSFRLLASAITVAVFLFFAVSFLFTSHSHSSSDLHHFGFSSVHYGLGSGRRSVLALKSDPLKPRLDQIRKQADDHRSLALAYASYARKLKLENSKLVRVFADLSRNYTDLLNKPAYRVLFESDSLSIEESTLRQFEKEVKERIKVTRQVIAEAKESFDNQLKIQKLKDTIFAVNEQLTKAKKQGAFSSLIAAKSIPKSLHCLSMRLMEERIAHPEKYTDEGKPQPPELEDPKLYHYAIFSDNVIAASVVVNSAVKNAKEPWKHVFHVVTDKMNLGAMQVMFKLKDYNGAHIEVKAVEDYKFLNSSYVPVLKQLESANLQRFYFENKLENATKDTTNMKFRNPKYLSILNHLRFYLPEMYPKLHRILFLDDDIVVQKDLTGLWKIDMDGKVNGAVETCFGSFHRYAQYMNFSHPLIKEKFNPKACAWAYGMNFFDLDAWRREKCTEQYHYWQNLNENRTLWKLGTLPPGLITFYSTTKPLDKSWHVLGLGYNPSISMDEIRNAAVVHFNGNMKPWLDIAMTQFKPLWTKHVDYDLEFVQACNFGL; translated from the exons ATGGCGAATCATCGAAGCTCGCGAATTGGATTGATACGGAGTTTCAGTTTGTCGTTTAGGCTCTTGGCCTCCGCCATTACGGTTGCGGTGTTTCTCTTCTTCGCTGTCTCCTTCCTTTTCACTTCTCACTCTCACTCTTCTTCTGATCTCCACCACTTT GGATTCAGCAGCGTACATTATGGATTGGGATCCGGGAGAAGATCCGTACTCGCACTGAAATCGGATCCGCTGAAGCCACGATTGGACCAGATCCGAAAACAAGCTGACGACCACCGATCTCTCGCCCTGGCATACGCATCCTATGCTAGGAAGCTCAAGCTCGAGAACTCAAAGCTCGTTAGGGTTTTTGCGGATCTCTCGAGAAACTATACCGATCTCCTTAACAAGCCTGCATACCGGGTTCTGTTTGAGTCGGATTCGCTTTCCATTGAAGAATCCACGCTACGTCAATTCGAGAAGGAGGTGAAAGAGCGAATCAAAGTCACTCGCCAAGTAATTGCAGAGGCAAAAGAGAGTTTTGACAATCAGCTGAAAATTCAAAAGTTGAAGGATACAATTTTTGCTGTTAATGAGCAATTAACTAAAGCGAAAAAGCAAGGGGCTTTCTCGAGTTTGATCGCTGCAAAGTCCATACCTAAAAGCTTGCATTGCCTTTCTATGAGGTTAATGGAGGAGAGAATTGCACATCCTGAGAAATATACTGATGAAGGGAAGCCACAGCCACCTGAATTGGAGGATCCAAAGCTTTACCATTATGCGATTTTCTCAGATAATGTGATTGCTGCTTCGGTGGTGGTGAACTCTGCAGTGAAAAATGCAAAAGAGCCCTGGAAACATGTTTTTCATGTTGTGACTGATAAAATGAATCTGGGGGCGATGCAGGTTATGTTCAAATTGAAGGATTATAATGGGGCACATATAGAAGTGAAAGCTGTAGAGGATTATAAATTCTTGAATTCGTCTTATGTGCCCGTGCTTAAGCAATTGGAATCTGCAAATCTGCAGAGGTTTTACTTTGAGAACAAGCTTGAGAATGCAACCAAGGATACTACAAATATGAAGTTCAGGAACCCCAAGTACTTGtcaattttgaatcatttgaggTTTTACTTGCCTGAGATGTACCCTAAGTTGCACAGGATATTGTTTTTAGATGATGATATCGTGGTGCAGAAGGACTTAACTGGGTTGTGGAAGATCGATATGGATGGGAAGGTTAATGGGGCAGTGGAGACTTGTTTTGGGTCATTTCATAGGTATGCACAATATATGAATTTCTCACATCCTCTGATCAAGGAGAAGTTTAATCCCAAGGCATGTGCTTGGGCTTATGGGATGAACTTCTTTGATTTGGATGCTTGGAGGAGGGAAAAATGCACAGAGCAATATCATTATTGGCAGAATCTG AATGAGAACCGAACCTTGTGGAAATTGGGGACATTGCCTCCAGGTTTAATCACCTTTTACTCAACAACGAAGCCATTAGACAAGTCATGGCATGTTCTGGGGCTTGGCTACAATCCGAGCATCAGTATGGACGAGATTCGCAATGCTGCAGTGGTGCACTTCAATGGAAACATGAAGCCGTGGCTTGACATTGCCATGACGCAGTTTAAACCACTTTGGACAAAACACGTCGACTATGACTTGGAGTTTGTCCAGGCCTGCAATTTCGGTCTTTAG
- the LOC110630496 gene encoding ER lumen protein-retaining receptor erd-2.2 has product MGRRRSSPATVVFGWMRRQSVKVKSLIGVIIGLCCLVGLKLAVKDHNHFFIASETIHAAGILVLIYKLTTQKTCSGLSLKSQQLTALFLAVRLVCSVLIEGDIHTVLDFATLISTTWVIYMIQFKLKSTYIKELDNMPLYYTVVPSAILAILIHPYGSSLGISRFLWAFCVYLESVSVLPQLRLMQNAKMIEPFTAHYVFALGIARFLACAHWIIQVYETGGRHLFLIGSGYLWLPMALLSEGVQTFILADFCYYYIKSFMEGQLLMRMPV; this is encoded by the exons ATGGGTCGGCGAAGGAGCTCCCCGGCGACGGTGGTGTTTGGATGGATGAGAAGACAGTCAGTGAAGGTGAAAAGCTTGATCGGAGTGATAATTGGATTGTGTTGTTTGGTTGGTTTGAAATTAGCAGTGAAAGATCATAATCATTTCTTTATAGCGTCTGAGACAATCCACGCTGCTGGGATTTTGGTTTTGATATATAAGCTCACAACGCAGAAGACATGTTCTG GTCTTTCACTTAAGAGCCAACAACTCACGGCTTTATTTTTAGCTGTGAGATTGGTTTGTAGCGTCCTGATTGAAGGCGACATCCATACAGTGCTAGATTTTGCCACATTAATTTCAACCACATGGGTTATTTATATGATACAATTCAAGCTGAAGTCCACCTACATCAAGGAACTAGACAACATGCCTTTGTACTATACG GTTGTGCCTTCTGCTATTCTGGCTATACTAATCCACCCCTATGGATCGAGTTTGGGCATTAGTAGATTTCTTTGGGCTTTTTGTGTATACTTGGAATCTGTCTCAGTGCTGCCTCAGCTTCGTCTCATGCAAAATGCAAAG ATGATTGAACCATTTACAGCTCATTATGTATTTGCATTGGGTATTGCAAGGTTCTTAGCATGTGCCCACTGGATCATCCAG GTTTACGAGACTGGTGGGAGGCATCTATTCTTGATTGGGAGTGGATACTTGTGGCTTCCTATGGCACTTCTTTCAGAAGGTGTTCAAACATTCATCTTGGCTGATTTCTGTTACTATTACATCAAGAG TTTCATGGAAGGCCAGCTTCTGATGAGAATGCCAGTTTAG
- the LOC110629868 gene encoding nuclear transport factor 2 has protein sequence MAASVQQASVPPDVVGNAFVHQYYLILHQSPELVHRFYQDVSRLGRPDEGGIMSTTTTMHAINEKILSLGYGEFRAEIITVDSQESYNGGVLVLVTGYLTRNDNIRRKFTQTFFLAPQDKGYFVLNDVFRYVDDAKHQNGNLDVANGVEAPVTPNQEIPSLLENHIAEQTSAFSEEANGEEVCNPFENGDGAIEEAAAPEPEVVGEIPDDSQMVIDPRIVAESNAKIEEVPKKSYASIVKVMKENATPFPSPAPAPSPLRSASKSQEQVTTAVTLVVASETHVSTSDTTENGNSQESEAEGTSIYVKGLPLDATPALLENEFKKFGPIRSGGIQVRSQKGFCFGFVEFETTSAVQSALQASPIMISGCRAVVEEKRSTSRGNNRGRFFGAGAGYRNEGARGRGNFGGGKAYGRGDFSNRTEFGNRNGNRGGFQNRGGDGYRRNDKMGNNGGRANRAGGLAFNAAAKTTVPRVSATA, from the exons ATGGCAGCGTCAGTCCAGCAAGCCTCAGTTCCTCCTGATGTT GTTGGTAATGCGTTTGTTCACCAATACTACCTCATCTTGCATCAGTCGCCCGAGCTTGTTCACCGATTCTACCAGGATGTTAGTAGGCTTGGTCGTCCAGATGAGGGTGGGATCATGAGTACCACAACCACCATGCAT GCCATAAATGAGAAGATACTCTCACTTGGTTATGGAGAATTCAGAGCAGAAATTATCACAGTTGATTCACAAGAATCATACAATGGAGGAGTCCTTGTCCTTGTGACAGGATATTTGACTAGAAATGATAATATTCGACGGAAATTTACTCAGACTTTCTTCTTGGCACCTCAAGACAAAGGCTATTTTGTTTTGAATGATGTCTTCCGTTATGTTGATGATGCCAAGCATCAAAACGGAAATCTTGATGTTGCCAATGGTGTTGAAGCTCCAGTTACTCCTAACCAGG AAATTCCTTCTTTGCTAGAAAATCACATTGCTGAGCAAACAAGTGCTTTCTCTGAGGAAGCCAATGGAGAGGAAGTGTGCAATCCTTTTGAGAATGGGGATGGAGCAATTGAAGAAGCAGCAGCACCAGAGCCTGAAGTTGTTGGTGAAATTCCTGATGATTCGCAGATGGTGATTGATCCACGGATTGTGGCTGAGTCTAATGCTAAGATTGAAGAAGTGCCAAAAAAGTCATATGCATCCATT GTAAAAGTTATGAAGGAGAACGCCACACCTTTTCCAAGCCCTGCCCCTGCTCCATCTCCTCTAAGGTCTGCATCGAAAAGCCAAGAACAAGTAACTACTGCAGTGACTCTTGTAGTGGCATCCGAGACACATGTCTCGACTTCAGACACTACTGAAAATGGGAATTCTCAAGAGAGTGAAG CCGAGGGTACTTCTATTTACGTGAAAGGCCTACCATTAGATGCTACGCCTGCCTTACTCGAGAATGAGTTTAAGAAGTTCGGACCTATTAGGTCTGGTGGTATTCAAGTTAGATCTCAAAAG GGATTTTGTTTTGGCTTTGTTGAATTTGAAACAACAAGTGCTGTGCAAAGTGCATTACAG GCTTCTCCTATCATGATTAGTGGATGTCGGGCTGTAGTTGAGGAAAAGAGGTCTACTTCTCGAG GGAACAATAGGGGGCGATTTTTTGGAGCAGGGGCTGGATATAGGAATGAGGGAGCAAGAGGGCGTGGAAATTTTGGAGGGGGTAAAGCCTATGGCCGAGGTGATTTCAGTAACAGGACAGAGTTTGGAAATAGGAATGGTAACCGGGGTGGATTTCAAAATCGTGGAGGTGATGGATACCGTAGGAACGATAAGATGGGGAATAACGGTGGGCGTGCAAACCGTGCTGGTGGTTTGGCTTTTAATGCTGCAGCTAAAACAACAGTACCACGGGTATCTGCTACTGCTTGA
- the LOC110629682 gene encoding cytochrome P450 CYP82D47 yields MDFSSNLVAIIGAVALVLLCNLWRRKNSKKVMGKLVPEAPGGLPIIGHLHQLGGKKSLARTLGEMADKYGSIYALRLGVHKTVIITDHKAMKDCFGTNDKLFANRPHSSQAMIVGYDYASFGFAPYGTYWRNMRKLATVELLSNHRARLLNYVQISEVNHLVKDLYLHSKRKENAKINMSERIEHLILNMITRMVAGKRFFDGDKEARNEKGRPIGEIIREFMFITGALVPGDLIPFLGWFDIKGILKTMKRVTGEVDEIVESWIEEHKMKKTDNDAKKDFIDIMLSVIEDDESMGLDRETIIKATTTVIILAGSDTTSITTIWALSSLVNNRRVLQRAQEEIDEKVGRDRCVQVSDIEKLEYLTAIIKETLRLYPPGPLGVAREAAEDCYISGYFIPKGTRLFTHLWKLHRDPNVWSDPEEFIPERFLTTNANLDITGKHFEYLPFSAGRRSCPGMNLAMQVMHLTLARLIQAFDLRTPTNEPVDMTEAQGIVMPRATPLEIVVVPRLAAPELYEQE; encoded by the exons ATGGATTTCTCTTCAAATCTCGTTGCAATTATTGGGGCTGTGGCTCTAGTGCTGCTATGTAATCTATGGAGAAGAAAAAATTCCAAAAAAGTTATGGGCAAGTTAGTCCCGGAAGCACCAGGTGGGTTGCCGATTATCGGCCACCTTCATCAACTCGGCGGCAAGAAATCGCTTGCTAGAACTTTAGGGGAGATGGCTGATAAATATGGGTCCATCTACGCTCTGAGGCTCGGAGTACACAAAACTGTTATTATCACCGATCACAAGGCGATGAAGGATTGCTTCGGCACAAACGACAAGCTTTTCGCCAATCGCCCTCATTCAAGTCAAGCTATGATCGTCGGCTACGACTACGCTTCCTTTGGTTTCGCCCCTTATGGCACCTATTGGCGAAACATGCGTAAGTTGGCCACAGTTGAGCTCCTCTCGAACCACAGGGCTAGGTTGCTGAATTACGTTCAGATATCAGAAGTGAATCATCTAGTCAAAGATTTATACTTGCATAGCAAAAGAAAAGAGAACGCTAAGATCAACATGAGTGAACGGATCGAACATCTGATCTTAAATATGATCACCAGAATGGTTGCCGGGAAGAGGTTCTTCGACGGCGACAAAGAAGCTAGGAACGAGAAGGGACGTCCGATTGGGGAAATCATCAGAGAGTTCATGTTCATCACAGGAGCTCTTGTTCCTGGAGATCTAATTCCATTCCTGGGATGGTTTGATATTAAAGGAATTCTAAAAACCATGAAGCGTGTGACCGGTGAAGTTGATGAAATCGTGGAGAGTTGGATTGAAGAACACAAGATGAAGAAAACAGATAACGATGCCAAAAAGGACTTCATCGATATTATGCTTTCTGTTATCGAGGACGATGAATCTATGGGACTTGATCGTGAAACCATTATCAAGGCTACAACAACA GTTATCATCCTGGCAGGCTCCGACACGACATCAATCACCACAATATGGGCCCTGTCCAGCTTGGTGAACAACAGGCGAGTTTTGCAACGTGCCCAAGAAGAGATTGACGAGAAAGTTGGCAGAGATCGCTGTGTACAAGTCTCTGATATTGAGAAATTGGAGTACCTGACGGCAATTATAAAAGAAACCTTGCGATTATACCCTCCAGGTCCACTAGGAGTTGCACGAGAGGCAGCTGAAGATTGTTACATATCAGGATACTTTATCCCAAAAGGCACTCGTTTGTTTACACATTTGTGGAAGTTACATAGAGATCCAAATGTTTGGTCGGATCCTGAGGAGTTTATTCCAGAAAGATTTCTTACAACCAATGCCAATTTGGACATTACAGGTAAGCACTTCGAGTATTTACCATTTAGTGCAGGAAGAAGATCTTGTCCTGGGATGAACTTGGCTATGCAAGTGATGCACTTGACTCTTGCAAGATTGATTCAAGCATTTGACTTGAGAACTCCGACGAATGAGCCAGTGGACATGACTGAGGCACAAGGAATTGTTATGCCAAGGGCAACTCCTCTTGAAATTGTTGTCGTCCCACGCCTTGCTGCTCCTGAGCTTTATGAACAAGAGTAG